The Treponema sp. Marseille-Q3903 genomic interval CAACCTCTTGTTGAAAACAGCATAAAATATGGACTTGATGAAAAGCAAAGCGTAAATATTGAAATTTCAGTTAAAAGAAAAAATGAGGACATTGTTATAACAATATCAGACAATGGGCCTGGAATAGAAACTGAAAAACTAAGGCAGATTATGGACGAAATCTATGAAAACACAAAATGTACACACATAGGTGTTTATAGCGTACACCGAAGACTCGTATTGATGTACGGAAAACCTTATGGAATTTCAATAACAAGCACAAGGAATGAAGGGACCAAAATTGAGCTTCTGTTGCCGTTCATAAAAAAATCGGAGAAAAAAAATGATGACTGTACTTATTGCCGAGGATGAAGACATAATCCTAAAAGGGCTTGTCCACCTCATAGACTGGAAAAGTATGGGGTGCAAAGTTATTGGGCAGGCTCATGATGGAGAAGAAGGAGAAAAGTTAATAAAAGCTCTACGACCAGACATAGTTCTTACAGACATAAAAATGCCTAAAAAAAGCGGAATAAAAATGATTGAAGATACTATTAATTTTTGCAAATTCAAAGCTATTTTGCTTACAAGCCATGCAGATTTTGATTATGCACAACAGGCGCTGCGGCTACATATTTTTGAGTATCTTCTCAAACCTGTCGATGAAAAAGAACTGAGGGAAACTGTAAAAAAAATACACAAAGAACTTGAAAAAGATGATGATTACATAAAAAAGATGAGCCTCAAAGCCTCTGATTTGCACATTCTTGATTTTGATATAAACGAGGCTATAGACAAATGCCAATCAAGGCAAGTAAAGCAAGCGTTAAAAAATATACTGATATCTTATCAAGAACCTTTAAATATCAGCGATACTGCAAAAGAAATTGGTGTAAGCCAAGAATATCTTTCAAGAAAAATAAAAGAAGAGACTGGTAGAACTTTCACAGATATACTGAATATGCACAGAATCCAAAAATCGCTAGAACTTCTTGAAGACGGAAGTTTTCTGATGTATGAAGTTGCCTTGATAGTTGGTTTTTCAGAATATAAATATTTCTGCACTGTATTTAAAAAATATACAGGTAAAAGTCCAGGAGAAATAAAAAAGTCTTTTTCAGATAAATAACATCTCTAAACTTTAAACTTTTCCACTTCGGCAATAAGCATATCTGTAAGTTCCTTGTTTTTCTGTGTGAGTTCATTCACTTCTTGAACAGAAGAATTTATCTGCATCGTTCCGCTCGCCATTTTTTCCATCGTGTTTGAAATAACATCAGACATCTCTGCAAGGCTATCCATTTCGGTCGAAACTCTGTTGCTCTCAAGAAGCATTTCGTTTGAGACTTTCTGAACTTTACCGGTTATTACAGAAATATCATCCATTGCGCTAAGAACCCGTATATTTCCCTGCTCTTGGTTTTCCATAGAAACCATAACACTTTTTTCCTGTGCTTTTGTGCGTTCTGCAAGTTCTGTTATATTCAAAAATTCATTTTGTGCTTTCTGTGCGGAAGAACTTACCTTTTCAATCTTTTCTTTTAAATCTTTTAAAAGTCCACTGATTTTTCCACCTTGCGCAGATGAGTCTTCTGCAAGTTTCCTTATTTCTTGAGCAACAATGGCGAATCCTTTTCCTGACTCTCCTGCATGAGCGGCCTCAATTCCCGCGTTCATAGAAAGAAGGTTTGTCTGGCTTGCTATATTTTGAATAACCGAGCTCGCCTCCAAAAGAATGTCAGAACTTTCAAGAACAACGTTGCTGAGCGTAACCGTATCAGAAATAACAATTTTTCCGCTGTCAGTAGCTTTGTTGAGTTCTTCAAGAGTTTTTAGATTAGATTGAACAATGACAGCTACTTTTTTTATTCCTGCAACCATTTCTTTTATAAAACCAGAAGACTCGCCTATTGTTCCTGTCTGGCTTTTTATGTGCACATCAAGTTCCTCTATCGTCCTCAGCATTGTCTGCAACGAAGTTCCAATTGCAATAATACTTCCGCCCTGTTTGAGAATTTCATGCTTTACCTCTTCAATGTCCATGCTTATCTCTGAAACTGAATTTGCGGTTTCTGTCATATTTGTAGCAAGGCTACTTCCTGTCTTGTGAGTATTTAATGTTCCTTCACCAAGGGTCTGAATCGCTAGCCTAAGTTTTTCGATTGTCTGATTGAAATAGAAAGATAGATTACTTATCTCGTCCTTGCCACGAACAGGAAGCCGAACTGTTAAATCTCCATCTTCCTCGGAAATATTTCGCATCGCTTTTACAGCTCTGTTTATTGGGTTAAATATCGTTCCAGCGGTTATCACAGCAACAACAACAAGAACAATTGAAGATATAAGAACCGCAATTACAATAATGCGAAGGATCATCACAGATTCTTTTTTGTACTCGCTTACAGGAGTTATAACAAGGTAGTCAAAATCAGCAGCCGTAATTTTTGATGGAAAACTTGAAAAACTTGATGGTTTCCCATCTACAGTAAAAACAGATTTATTTCCATGTAATATTTCTTCAAGTTTTTGAAAATCAAGTTCTGGAATTCCAAGAGCCGACACTGGTTGGAAAATCATTTTAGGATCAGAAGAATGAGCGATTATCTTTCCTGACTTGTCGAGCAAAAGAATGATAGAATTTCCTGAGCCTTGTGATTTGTGTATAAAATTTGAAAGATATATCAAATCGGCATCTATTGATACTGCCCCAGATATTTTTTTTCTTGAATTAAGAAGAGCCTTTGTGCATGCAATTACATATTCTCCACTTTCCGTTTTGTAAGGGGATGAAAAAACTGTTTTTCCACCACCGGATACCCCCTGCCTGTACCATTCAGCCTCTCTTACATCATAACCGTCAGGAGAATCTGTAGGCGGATAATTGATAACTCCTCCATTTGCCTGTGCTCCCACAGAAATTATAAACGTGTCGCTTAAAGATTCCATATATATTTTCATCAATTCAAACACTCGTTTTTCATAGTCCGAATGAGCAATCATCTTCGTTTTACCAACAGAAGTCTTTACATTTTTATAACTTGTTATGTTATCACTAAGTTCAGAAAAAACTGAGAACCGAGAAAGAGAGTTTGTAAGTTCCTCAAGAGTATTGAAATATTTATTCAGCGATTCATCAATCAAAGAAACTGTTTCGGAAAGTTTTTCATCAAAAGAATTTTCAACATGGCGAGCTGTTCTAAAGTACAATGCATAGCCAAGCATAATCATTATCAATAAATTAGAAAAGATAAACATGAATATCAGTTTGACTCTAAGACTCTTCATAACACCACCATAGATTTTCATGCTCGCTTTAGATTTATAAAATCGATGCTAAAACGAAGTCGCCTTGGCTGCCCATTTAAACAGCCAAGGATTTTTATAAAACCGTAATCGAGAATTTTGATTGACGATTTCTTACATTGTGACATCCTTACTACCAGAAACTTTAAAGAATACCAAAAGTGATACAATTGTTGTCAGCGTAAGAATTGAGGCAAGAGCGGCAGCTGTTCCATAACTTGCGCGGACAACTTCATTATATATCGCAACAGACATTGTCCTTGTTCTAGCTGTATAAAGCATTACAGAAGAACTTAATTCGTTTATCAAGGTAATCCAACTTAAAATCGCACCCGAAAGGACTCCCGGCATCATCATCTTTGCTGTGACTTTGAAGAACGATTTTGATGGGGAATCTCCAAGGCTTATCGCCGCCTCTTCCATGCTTGGGCTTATCTGATAAAGAATTGCCGAACTTGAACGCAGAGTGTAAGCCATTCGCCTTATTACAAGTGAAATAATTATAATTGCCGCTGTTCCGGAAAGAACAATCGCCCCTTTATTGAACGCCAGCAACAATGTAATACCCAATACAGAACCTGGAATTATGTATGGGAACATAGCAGTTGTATCTATAAGATTTGTGAGCCAACTCTTTCTTCTTACAGAAAGATACGCTACGAGCATTCCAATAACTATGATTATAAGAATTGCGGCAAATCCGTATACATACGTGTTTGAAATAGAAGAAACCGCTTTTCCAAATACGTCCCTGTAACTTTTAAATGAATAACCGTCAACAAAAATCTGCATGTGCGTTTTTCGGAATGAAGTCCAAATCACAACGCACTGAGGAATTACAGAAAGTCCTGCAATGATGTAGATATAAGCATGCATCAAAACGCTTCCTATTCCTCTTGGTTTTTCAGGTTTTATTGGACGAACAGAACTCATTGTAAAAGATTTTGTGTTTACATACCATTTCTGAACTAAGAAGAAAGTTGTGGTTATCAAAACCATGATTGTAGCCATGCTAGCGGCAAAGTTTGCAGAGCCACCACTTTCTCCGACAAACTCGGAATAGACCATAGTTGGCATAACCGCATATCCTTCACCGATAAGTGCTGGTGTACCAAAATCAGCCATGCAGTTCATGAACACAAGCAACGCGCCGGCAATAACTGTAGGAGTAACAAGAGGCATAATCACTGTGAATATTTTTTTGATTCCATGGCAACCAAGACTTTCTGCAGCTTCGCTTAAGGCAACGTCAATCTTTTTTAATGCGCCAGAAACATACATATAGATAAACGGATAGAGTTTCAGAGAAAACACCAAGAGCATCCCCGGAAATCCGTAAATCGATGGAAAATCTACATTAAAAACGCTCTTAAAAAATTGAGTCACAATCCCATTTCTTCCTAGCATCAAAATCCAAGAATAAGCGCCGATAAAATTCGGACTCATCATAGAAACGATAATCATAATCTCCAATGCAGTCTTTCCCTTGATTTTATAGAACGACATGAAGTAAGCAAGTGGAAGCCCCAGAAGAACCGCAAAGAACGTTACGCTAAAAGTTAGCTTGAACGAGTTCAGAAGCGCAGAAAAGTAATACCGTTTTGAGAAAAAGCGCGAGTAATTGGCAATAGTGAATACCCCAGATTCTGTATCCCTGAAACCATTCACAAAAAGAGTAAGAAGTGGATAAATCAAAAACAGGGCAAAAACAAGTATTACAAGTATTGTAATGATAGTCCAGAAGTCGAACTTGATTTTTTTCGTGCTAAGCAAATCTCTTCACCTCTTTTATCAAACTGCGCTGCATATCTTCCGTAAATACATTGATTTTTTCGGAGTTCGGCTCAAGATAAATGTCGTTGCCAGAACTGTAGATATGATCCGAATGTCCCAAATCCTGAGAAAATTCAATACTTGGCTGATTTTCAATACACATTCCATCTTCAAAGGAAAGCACATAGTTTGTGTATTTCCCAAGGAACGTAGAATTGGAAATCTTGCATTTTAATCCACTTTTTGAAATAGAGAATTCCTCTGGGCGAACAGATATAACAACTTTCTGTCCATCTTTTACCGAGTTCTCAAGGTTGCTCATTTTTATCTTGTAACCGTCGGCAAATTCAACAGAAGTAACAGATTTTTTTCTTACAGTACCATAGAATAAATTTGAATGGCCTATAAATGTTGAAACAAACGTATTATAAGGTCTAGCGTAGATTTCTTTTGGACTTCCAATCTGTTGAATGACACCGTCTTTCATAACGGCAATTCTGTCTGAAATTGCAAGAGCTTCTTCCTGGTCGTGAGTTACATAAACAGTTGTAATGCCAATCTGCTTCTGAACATCGCGAATGGCGCTTCTCATCTCTATTCTAAGTTTAGCGTCAAGATTTGATAGCGGTTCATCCATCAAAAGAACTTGAGGATGAATAACAATTGCTCGAGCAAGGGCAACTCGTTGCTGCTGTCCTCCAGAAAGTCTTTCCGGAAGCCTATCCTGATACTCTTCTATTTTTACAGATTTCAGAACTTCATCAACGCGTTGCTTTAATTCAGATTTTTCAATCTTTCGGATTTTTAATCCATATTCTACATTCTGCCTTACAGTAAGATGTGGAAAAACAGCATAACTTTGGAAAACCATACCGATATTTCGCTTATGAGCTGGAATATCGTTTATAACCAGAGAATCAAAAGCTATTGTCCCGCCTTCAATACTGTTAAATCCTGCAATCATACGCAGA includes:
- a CDS encoding iron ABC transporter permease, whose protein sequence is MLSTKKIKFDFWTIITILVILVFALFLIYPLLTLFVNGFRDTESGVFTIANYSRFFSKRYYFSALLNSFKLTFSVTFFAVLLGLPLAYFMSFYKIKGKTALEIMIIVSMMSPNFIGAYSWILMLGRNGIVTQFFKSVFNVDFPSIYGFPGMLLVFSLKLYPFIYMYVSGALKKIDVALSEAAESLGCHGIKKIFTVIMPLVTPTVIAGALLVFMNCMADFGTPALIGEGYAVMPTMVYSEFVGESGGSANFAASMATIMVLITTTFFLVQKWYVNTKSFTMSSVRPIKPEKPRGIGSVLMHAYIYIIAGLSVIPQCVVIWTSFRKTHMQIFVDGYSFKSYRDVFGKAVSSISNTYVYGFAAILIIIVIGMLVAYLSVRRKSWLTNLIDTTAMFPYIIPGSVLGITLLLAFNKGAIVLSGTAAIIIISLVIRRMAYTLRSSSAILYQISPSMEEAAISLGDSPSKSFFKVTAKMMMPGVLSGAILSWITLINELSSSVMLYTARTRTMSVAIYNEVVRASYGTAAALASILTLTTIVSLLVFFKVSGSKDVTM
- a CDS encoding response regulator, with amino-acid sequence MMTVLIAEDEDIILKGLVHLIDWKSMGCKVIGQAHDGEEGEKLIKALRPDIVLTDIKMPKKSGIKMIEDTINFCKFKAILLTSHADFDYAQQALRLHIFEYLLKPVDEKELRETVKKIHKELEKDDDYIKKMSLKASDLHILDFDINEAIDKCQSRQVKQALKNILISYQEPLNISDTAKEIGVSQEYLSRKIKEETGRTFTDILNMHRIQKSLELLEDGSFLMYEVALIVGFSEYKYFCTVFKKYTGKSPGEIKKSFSDK
- a CDS encoding ABC transporter ATP-binding protein; protein product: MSVSINVEHVVKTYKDNPERPVIPDLSVQIKNGEFFTLLGPSGCGKTTLLRMIAGFNSIEGGTIAFDSLVINDIPAHKRNIGMVFQSYAVFPHLTVRQNVEYGLKIRKIEKSELKQRVDEVLKSVKIEEYQDRLPERLSGGQQQRVALARAIVIHPQVLLMDEPLSNLDAKLRIEMRSAIRDVQKQIGITTVYVTHDQEEALAISDRIAVMKDGVIQQIGSPKEIYARPYNTFVSTFIGHSNLFYGTVRKKSVTSVEFADGYKIKMSNLENSVKDGQKVVISVRPEEFSISKSGLKCKISNSTFLGKYTNYVLSFEDGMCIENQPSIEFSQDLGHSDHIYSSGNDIYLEPNSEKINVFTEDMQRSLIKEVKRFA
- a CDS encoding methyl-accepting chemotaxis protein, whose translation is MKSLRVKLIFMFIFSNLLIMIMLGYALYFRTARHVENSFDEKLSETVSLIDESLNKYFNTLEELTNSLSRFSVFSELSDNITSYKNVKTSVGKTKMIAHSDYEKRVFELMKIYMESLSDTFIISVGAQANGGVINYPPTDSPDGYDVREAEWYRQGVSGGGKTVFSSPYKTESGEYVIACTKALLNSRKKISGAVSIDADLIYLSNFIHKSQGSGNSIILLLDKSGKIIAHSSDPKMIFQPVSALGIPELDFQKLEEILHGNKSVFTVDGKPSSFSSFPSKITAADFDYLVITPVSEYKKESVMILRIIVIAVLISSIVLVVVAVITAGTIFNPINRAVKAMRNISEEDGDLTVRLPVRGKDEISNLSFYFNQTIEKLRLAIQTLGEGTLNTHKTGSSLATNMTETANSVSEISMDIEEVKHEILKQGGSIIAIGTSLQTMLRTIEELDVHIKSQTGTIGESSGFIKEMVAGIKKVAVIVQSNLKTLEELNKATDSGKIVISDTVTLSNVVLESSDILLEASSVIQNIASQTNLLSMNAGIEAAHAGESGKGFAIVAQEIRKLAEDSSAQGGKISGLLKDLKEKIEKVSSSAQKAQNEFLNITELAERTKAQEKSVMVSMENQEQGNIRVLSAMDDISVITGKVQKVSNEMLLESNRVSTEMDSLAEMSDVISNTMEKMASGTMQINSSVQEVNELTQKNKELTDMLIAEVEKFKV